Below is a window of Tachysurus fulvidraco isolate hzauxx_2018 chromosome 11, HZAU_PFXX_2.0, whole genome shotgun sequence DNA.
CACCGCTCCACTACCCATCAGACAACCCACGGGCTCGGCCATGGGCGCGTTCAAACAGCAGGCGTACCCCGTTATGGCAAAACGGCCGGAGCATCTACGCATGAACCTATGACATGTAACCCACGATCTAGAGATTTACTACAATTTGCTCTTTCAGCTTCTTTTATATGAATACTAGGGGGAAAATTTCCCACCATCACAGAACTTAGACTGACGTTCACTGATCTGACGAGCATGTGCGCTTCACTAAGTTTTGAGAAACTGCTTCAGTTCCTCACTTCCCAAAAACCTCAGCCCGCACTGTTCTCAGATGCTCGGTGTCGCATCAGATGGATTGTGAATCTCGGAtgaacttttgttttgttttgtttttttgtaccaTCAAAGGAATATGAAACACATGAACAATAATCAAAGGTCTGGCACAGTTTGCTCAGTGTGCAGACTAGGTGACATGGTGCTCCGTGCAAGATGATCAAGTGCTGTTGAGGAATTGCTTCCATGCGGATCTCGTTGTGTTTTTACAGTATTGTTCGGGAAGCCAGAATGACTTTCTGTCTGAATGAAAATGATTGAAATGAGTTTTGTAGGGATTCCATCAAGCAGAGGTTAATAAGCTGGCATAAAgtcttattttactttaaactgCGTGTACGTCCCTCGGTGATATTTAGATGATGGGTCATTACACAAAAGcatcaataaaaaacaaagacatttgacttttaaatcctttttttttgtgttacacGTGGCCAAAAAAAATCCCGATCCATATTCACGGATCACTTGATTAATTTTTTCCCCTTGAGTTTTAAAAATTGTACCAGATCATTTTCTTGTGTGAACATTGAGAtgaaaatttgtatttttctttccacAGTTCAAATAATTTAGACTGCACACAGACTCTATAAATGTGACTTAACTTTGGTCCctttaaaggcaaaaaaaaaaatccttaataatatgcaaaaatattacttttttttttaccaagacACTGTATGACACTataaatggtgttttttttttttttttttttaatgtttataggCCTTAAATCTCTTGTGACTAAAGAAATTGGTGCTAAAAAGATGGGTAAACATGACTATTGTATATTTGTGGtagtttatagtttttttttgttgaggaAATGACTTCACCGCTGCATGGAGACACAAATCACATACACCAACACGTGCTATTCTCTTGAATAAGAATACCGCTAAACCCTTTGTGCAGTTAACATTTCAGCCAATCACATTGCAGCATCACACTGCATATAATCACGTAGATCAAGAGCTTCtattaatgttcatatcaagCCTCTGAATGTGGAAATTTGCTGCCGTATTCACACAAGTATCTAGAATTTTAAAACGTCTCGAGTAGAAATGCCTATTGGTTGGCGCTGACATGAAGGAGCTACACTAACTCCAATAATGTCTCTTTCCAGTTGTGGTAAGTACATACATGAGTGTTTGTGAAGTTCTAGTAAGGAGGAATgcttaatgctacagcatacaaaggtAGTTTTGTACATCCTTGTGATATCAGTCAGGGTAAGAACTACAtttggatgtgatggtcagacATCCATGTCTGTTATCCATGCCTTTGGCTGTTTGGTGTACTTCACCATTGTGACCTTGCAAAGTtattgatttgacttgactttgtttaccaaaaaaaaaaatctcgcTCGCTCTCCCCCCGTTAGTTAAAAGCTTTATCCATGTCAGGACTGAGGTGGATCcagaacatatatataaataaataacagtccATAAAGGGCGATATTCAGTTGAcactgttgtattttttttttttttttttttttaaactaaattgcCTTGAAATCATATACATCACTGTGATGGGTTGTAACCTTGCGCTGTGTCCCCCCTTTGCTCCAGGCTCCGTTTGATTATTtgtatgcatttacatttacagcatttagcagacagagtgacttacatcttACACTTGAACAattgaggttaagggccttgctcaggggccctgcaatggcagcttgttggacctgggattcgaaccaataaCCCAATCagtacaccttaaccactgagataaCACATCTCATATTTGTATGATAAGCTACAgaagatggatagatgaatatTTAGAAAGGGTAAGTCCTCCGTCTAACGTCGGAGATGTTACAAGTTAAATGTTTAGACACATCTTGAACAACAGGTGGAACGCTTACAGATTTTACCTCAGGAACCTTTAACTGTAAATTTAcctttacatttccagcatttagcagacactcttatcatCCAAAGCGACTTACGATATCTCATTTtatgcaattgagggttaagggccttgctcaggggccccagcagtggcaatCTGGTGGATGTGgaattcaaactcataacctttcTCATTACTTCCAGCACcgtaaacactaggctaccacatcccgcaGTAAAATATAACCAaactgttttataaataaaactcattGCTTAAATGTGCAATGTTCATCAGAGCAATATTCAGTTTAgagtcatattttatattttatttcagctaTCAGGTTTACTTCATTATTTATAGCTCAAGTGACTAGTGAAACGGTCTCCATTTGATCAAAAATGACaaatgatgatttatttattctcagtTGTGATTTCCATCGATAcgttatttatatacaaaatatttatctGTCTTTGATTCGTTTGTCTTTCCGAATCGATTcttctgaatcatttaaaacGATTCAGAAATACGAATCAGAACGAGTGAGTCACTCATCACTACCGAATCAAAATATTGACATCGGCAGTGATGTAGCATGATCGTAAAACATCAATTTAATCTCCTAAATTGTTGCGCCTGGATTTATCCAGCCAGGTAATGTTTTATAATCTCtatatttaaagtgttttttgtaTAATGTGGCAGCTAAAAATCTAGTTAGCAAGCTAACGGATCTGGCTAATGACAGATGATAAACAAACCCGCAGGTGTATTTGAGTTTATTCGATTTTTTCAGACGTTTATTTCCTAATAATTATTAAAGAAAACTACAACTACTCAGGGATAACTGTAATGTTAATTGGTCATTCGGTGACACTAGACAAACTGTTgtagttttacttttaatttgatGTAGCCATTGTGCTAGCTTGCTTGCGCTAGCTTGCTTGCTAATTAGCTAGCTAAGAGCTAGCTGTGTAATTGTCAAAACAGCCTTCTTGTAATTGCTTTTGTATTTGACAGTAAACTATGAGCATTTCCTTTGAACACTCGCAACATTTTCAGGCAATTTGATGAAATATCTTATCAGTCCGACCTTATTTGTTGTCACATATGGTGTGTTCTGTTTCCCACTTCCATAtgtaattgtttttaatatGTGTGTTTAACAGGAGTCTGCTATTGCTATGGATCAGCCTGAGCACCTCAGTCCATCTATGATGGCTGTGTCTGAATTCATGGTGCAAAGAAAACTTCTCGGATTTGGCATATTCATGGCTTGGGTTGTCCTTTTCCATTTACTGATCAATGTTTGGCTCCTCTGTGTGCTCACCAGCCTGTTAGTAGTTATAGGTGGGTGGCTTGGCTCCCAGGCTCTCCTCGAGTCTGAAAGTGTCATCCACCTTGAGCGTTTCATCAAACTGGATGAAATGCCGGCTTCAGAAGACAGCGAGATGCATCTAGATGACGAGATCCAGAACATGGTTTGTAAGATCATCCGGGACTTTGTCTCTTCATGGTATAACACCATTTCTACAGAGCGTGAGTTTGAGAATGAGATCCACAATGCTATGATCTCGATGGCAATGGAGCTTAAGCTTCGGGCAAAGAAAGTGGACCGAAAGGCTTTAACGCTGAAGATATTGGACCTTTGTGGATGCCATCTTCAGTGCTACACAAAAGCTAAGGAAATCATGGATGGAAAAGCAGACCAGGACCAAAGTGTGAGTGCTAATGAGAGTCTATGGCAGGCATATAGCATGTCTTGTGTGCCTCACCCAGCTCTTCAAAGTTCTGCCATAGAAGTGAATTATGCACGTGCAATTGTGGATTCACTTTTACATGTTCTTGTTCCTCCACCACATCTTGAAACCAGAACAGGGAGATTTGTAGTCTGTGAACTTATAACATGCAATGTTCTTTTACCTTTAATTGCAAAACTGTCTGATCCAGACTGGTTAAACATGTTGATTGTGAATGTGTTTACGAGGTCCAAACCAATCGAGCCAGAGAAAACGACATCTCCTCCAACAACGCTTTTAAATGAAGTGAATTCACAGGATGTTGAGGTTCCATCTTCCTTAACGTTGAAGGTCAAGTCTGACTCTCCCAGTACGACCAATGCACCAACACCTGAATTAACAAATCTGGATGTTCTTGACTCTGCAGATCTCGACTGTTTACAGAACAAAGAAGATGAAGGACCAATACAGTTGTTTTCTTCAGAGCACCCAGGTTTCATTTCAAAGGATTATATGCAACTTGGGAAATCTAATCCCTTTTATCAAGAAACAGACTCCGATTTGGAGTCTCCTCTAAATGACTTCAAAAGGAGTTCCCTGGAATCGCTGGTCCTGATAGGCACAGAAGAAGAAACATCAGAGTCAGTTACAGAATATCCCACTCTTGCAGATGGAATAATGTACCCCAAGGATGAGTTCCAATTCTGTTCTAATGCACCAAAGGTTGTGGTCTCAGAGATCCAAGAACAATCCTCTGATACCGTTGATGGGATAGATGAACTGTCTTCAAGCTTTTGTGCTGTTCAAGAACTTGAGATGGGTAACATGAAAGCAGAAATTCCTGGCATGGAGAAATCAGGGGTGATGAACATCACCGGGCTGACTCTGTCAGAACCTCTACAAGCCTCCTCACCTTCAGCCAGAACCATGCCACTCACTCCATTCACATTTGAACCCCTCAGTAGTCCTGAAGGCCCTGTCATTATTCAGAACCTTCGTATCACCGGCACCATCACAGCTAAGGAACACAGAGGCACAGGCTCTCATccatacacactctacactgtTAAGGTGCGTGTCCATTTTCTTCAGTTATTACAAATTTTGCTTTGATTTTTAGTAGAAATTGTTTATACTTATAAAAAAATACTAGATtagtttactaaaaaaaaacagtatctGTCTGAGGTAAATATAACCAAGAAAACATTTTCTCCCATCCACATTGAACTGACTGCAGATTGTGCCTAGTAAACTATAtgtccaaaagtatgtggacacccgAGAGTTGCCAAAAGACATCCCATTCCAAAGCCATAGGCATTAATATCAGGTTATTTCTTCTTGTGtttattcagctacaagagcacaAAGAGGACAGTTGCTGATTGTCAGTTGAAGAGACCTGGAGTGAAATTGTCCTTTCAGTTCAGACCAGAGGTGTTTTGACACTCAAAGTTTTTCCACTAGCaaaataattgtatattttaGAGGTTGTACgttgaaaatattttatgctaCAGCAATCAGAGACCTTCTATACAATTATGcttgatggtcaggtgtccacatgcTTTTAGTTGTATAGTGTATGACATGCTGGAGCTGTatgcaatgtaaaaaaaataacatttatatctCACTTCAAGGTATTTTAGTGATTTACTTCAAATTAATATTTGAGTGGTTTAAAAACTACACATCGGACATATGCTCCATTTTCAGTCTAAAGCTGtctatccacacacacatacattacatataTCATGAAATAAGTGGGTCATGGAAgtctttattatcaccacatatatattccagcacagtggaattcatTTCTGTACATATCCCATCTGAGGaggctggggtcagagcgcaggggtAGCTATGAttcagcacccctggagcagggagggttaaaggtggggtctccgatgtttgaaagccaatgtagACATAaactcaccaaaacaaacacgcccctaacccaaatgggtcccaaccctgtattgatagctccacttacacatacatatgtaacccaggcaactaatggaaagaaatgtgtctttatcatagctgaagggaagaacaatacgattgcagataaacaaacaagcaaaaatgacacacaagcataatcatgtaaaggacaaaggcatatattagttctgtgtaacaaagaaaaatcaACATTACTCACctattgagaaggaaaaaagcacctcggcgtcttaagtaaagttggcgcatattcacaggttggagtttcccgagtcaataactcctgagctaaacgctgttactacacaaaacgcggttgtagctgcctctctacattactaagatagaaaagaggtgttatttgtgtagtaacagcgtttagctcaggagttattgactcggggaaactccaatctgtgaatatgtggccaacttcctgctccttcagttctctccagtgctggaaagctgatcctatattaacacgtcctacttcttgccttatcgtaagtctttcttcgctttctttctttgtttttatcctccatgtcaatgttaaaaccgctttctgctaatgtcacacatgcgcactgaacactctctccgcccatatcgacaagacccgcccctttctgctcattggctacatgttagttgtgatttttgttaagtttgtcgtcccgactcagttttctgaagcatttctcaaacatcggagaccccacctttaagtgcaTTGCTCAGTTGCTCAACAGTGGCTTCTgatcacatacacaaaaaaaaactatctaATTCCTGAGTAATTTGTTTTGCCATTGTAATGCAGTTTATCTCACATGCATAACAAGCTGCACAGATTATCACCACATTAACTTGGTTTGTACAGCCAAAACAGATTGTAGTGCCAAGTAAAAACCATGGAGTTTGCAGTAAATCgtagtctgtgtgtaatgttcaAACAAAGCTGTCATAACTAGTGTTAAAATAGTGACAGtgctacagagagagaggttgacCTTTTTTATGTGatgtaaatttattttctttgccaATACTTTGCAGTATGAAACAGCTGTAGACACTGAGAATCCAGGCACGTTGCAGCCAGTGGCTTATCACATGGTCAATCGACGCTATAGTGAGTTCCTGAACCTGCAGACCCGGTTAGAGGAGAAACCCGAATTACGCAAAATTATCAAACGTGAGTTCTAATGCCCTGGAGTACAGTTTCCGTAGGTGGAAAAATGACTAGTCCGGATGCCTGGGATAAGCAGACTACATGaccattctttttattttttttttaattaatcgtTGCCCTACAGAACaagtaaaaaatttaaaaacaaatgatggATGAGTTTAGATTCAGGTAAAgattatgtgaaaaaaaaaatcacataactCTCTGGCTATAACagtgtacacaatcacacagagagaaaatacAGACAATAGCTAGACACAAGCTATTAGTCATTTGTGTGGAGCGAAAACTGCTTTTTGCAGGAAAAAAAGCTCATTGCTGAAATGTTTCCCAATTACTTGGTGACTTTCGCAGAGGTTTCTAGCAATATGTGctttatgaaaatgtttataaGGTAACAAGAAAATCTACACAGTTGACAGGAattcatatatgtatatgtatatatgattaTGTaggattatatataaatattcatgtgtATTAATACACTTTATAATCTACGAGCTACGGTAGTTAAGCCTAATTAGTTATCTAATTAAAAATCTATCACTTTTTAACTTATtcactttttctgtttctgggGCAACCAAAATCTGGGACCGGGGCCAAAACTTGTCTGGTGtgctaaaaaattcattatttgTCCACCCCTGCTTttgatgtttattaaaaatacctTCGTGGACTTTGACTTGTGGATTTTGGATGTACTTGTAGATGTTAAAGGACCTAAAAAAATCTTTCCTGACCTCCCTTTTGGAAACATGGACAGTGACAGAGTGGAGGCCAGAAAAAGTTTACTGGAAACATTCCTTAAGGTGAGAGATCTCTGATTCTATTGTacataatattgtattatagtGTAAAATAGAGAAAATATGTCAAAGTACTAATCACTGACTGGAACTGCTTTCTCGAATCCGATTGGATGAAACGACAACATGACTGATTATTGCCATGTTTAAATTTGCGTCTGCATTTTGATTACACCTGAACTGCTTTGACACATGACATTTCTTGCTTATAAATATACGTATATTCTTATAAAACCTAGTAATGAACATAAGCCTAATGTGAGTTTGGCATGTTTGAGCAAAGAAAATCCCTGTCTTCTGTTGTGCCATCACCGAAATATATATTCTTTAGTCACTGTGAGCTTATTTTAAGTGTATAGGTGTATTTTAATTACTAAGCATGTGCTTGACAAGCTGATTACTGTACATGCTAGCTGAAGGAAACTTTTCATTTTTGATGCTAGCAACTTTGTGCAATACCTGAAACAGCCAACAGTGAAGAAATGCAAGAGTTTCTTGCCCTTAACACCGACGCTAGGATTGCTTTTGTGAAGAAGCCGTTCATCGTCTCCCGAATAGACAAGGTATGTTTCaagaaattttatttacaaCTCTAAACACTTTTGTAATAGTAATTGCTTAATTAATTGCAAACAAGAACGCGTTTATACTGAATATCGGCGAAAGTGTGATTCTTAGGTTATGACCGTCATGCTGATATTTTGTGCAAACATAAAATTGCTATTATACATGTAACAGTTTTATAATAAGAAGAAATTTATATAAAGAAACTGATTTTTCTAGACAATATGgccaaatttattttatttccaactTTCACCTGACAAGTTTTCATACTTTAAGTCAGAAGTTGGATTCATGTAAAAAGGTCTTTTCTGCCACGTCTGCTGCTGATATCGATAACGTTATTGTGGTGATAGTTGCTAGAATGGGATTTTTGCATGCCGAACACAGATCTGCTGAGAATTAATACATATCTACACATTGCAAAACATCCCAACGCAACCGGAAGCTAAACTAAATATAATGGCTGCTTACCCAATCAATTTATTGGGTCGGAATTAACTATATAAATACTGTTGTTGAAGagacattaaaggtggggtgcacgatgtttgagaaatgcttcagaaaactgagtcgggccgacaaacaaaacaaacgtgtagccaatgagcagaaaggggcgtgtcttgtcaatatgtggcagagagagtgtctgAACAGCAGAAAGcaattgaaacattgacatggcagataaaaatgaaaagcgaaaaaaggcttacAATATGGCAAGAAGCAGGAACCATGTTAATATGCTATAAAAAtactttccagcgctggagagaactgaacgttttccacgtgaaacggagctaaacctttcacggtacaacatgCAGTActagaaaaacacatttgtattaccatagtattactcattgagtttatttattgataaaaatatcccctcggccagctgccccagcaggttccgccataatagttgcctgggttactatgtatgtgtggggcggagctatcaaaacggGTTAGGatcgtgtttgttttggtgatttcaaatgtcaacattggctttcaaacaacgtgcATCCCACCTTTAATAAGTCACACTATCTAGGTAATAGTAATTGGccttagttacagtgtgttgtATGTAAATTGCAGATTGTGGTGAACGCCATAGTGGATACTCTAAAGACGGCCTTCCCTCGCTCAGAGCCACAAAGCCCTACAGATGAAATGGATGCAGAGATTGATGGGAAATTATCGTCAGATAGGAAGAGCAAGTATGTGGATTCCTTTCGGCAAGCAAGGAGATAGTTGTAAACTATGTAGCGTTCAGTTATATCTTAATATCTATGGCGCACAAACTTAGCAgtttctgagttttttttttcttttcttttttttttcttttctttaggtCAAGGATGCGATTCGCCAGTAAAATTGCACCTGCTCTTAATGTGTCTGACATGAAACCCAAAGTGCTTTACTGCTTTGATGAGAGCAGCACTGTAAGTGAAACCAGCTTTGTTGACTGCCATCAATTTGTTCTTCACACTCTAGGTCTGATTTGTTTTGTAAAGTAACCCGAATGGTTGAATTACGTGCTACGCTGATGATAACCTGAAAACTGTGAAGCATTAACAATTTAACAATAGCAATAATTAGTGATAATAGTTCTTGTCATGTTTGTACAACTGATCCTCTTtgtataaaaatcttttttcagGTGTTCAATGGCCTCACCATGAACAGTCTAGAGAGCTTCATCTTGGAGCGGGAGCGTTTTGTGAGTAAAGCACCACCGAGAGATGCGGACGGAGAGCGGGATGTCTGCCTTTCTGCCAAGGGGGATACGGAGCCCTGCACATGTTCAAAAAGAAAGTTATATAACGTCGATCCAAATCACAGTAAGAAGCGCAACACATGATAAGTTTACCTGCAGTTTGGGATTAACAAAACGCTTCAGAATAGCAATTAATTTTAGATGCCTGCCATTCCATATGGTATAGAACCAGTATTGCACCGATTGGCCATTTGATTATGTTCAATTGCTGACTTCAGAATTCACTGCTTAAAATATCCACTTTATCAGTATCAGTTCCTTACACTGATAAAGTGGATATTTTAAGCAGCGAGTTCTTTTGAGCTCACTGTGGTGTACAGATGGGTGTTTCTatgggtgctttcacacctgccttgtttagttcggttgaatcgtgcCAGAGTTCGATCggtcatttggtgcggttcgtttgggcaggtgagaatgcagcaatcgaactgtGGTGCGCACCAAaggcggaccaaacaagcgtatcgagacctccttgaagaggtggtctcggtacactttcaaacaaactctggtacggtttgtttgtggtgagaacactaAACcggctgccgtagtgggtcgttggcaatattttcggaagatgagcatgtcacagtttcacaaaagtaatgctcgccgcctcctgaagtgtcttgcgatatgtcttcgccgtttgcagtgcattaaaatgatattttcaagccacatccgtgcttcattctgaaaattaagactttgcatagaaagCTGTATataagcgatgtagtagattacaaccacgaacataattgcagcgcgcagtcgtctctccatggtgtactgtatgctgtattttcctgtattttcctctttttgtttacttccggagtttcgttgaaatttcccgcacgtttattctgaccaatcgagaagcagtttaggaaatatgCTCAAAgtcatgtggccaatgagtgatgtggatgttatcacatgactgcattttggttcgtttcaactggtgcggaacagaacaaTCAGTGTGGTGtaaaaaggaaccaaaactgctaaaaagctacaatgtatcatttattgcttttggtccggaccaaattaaccgaactatagatgtgaaagcaccctatgTTCCTGCTGGGTACATCTCATCAAGCTGGGAATCTGATACACCTCCATCAGCTGTCCTCATCTGCCAGGGGTCACTGATGACGTTATGTGACAGAAATCCATACAGCCACCAGCTATAAGTACAgtgatgtgtttaaaaaccaTAGCGATGCCCCTGTGCTAACATTCTGGTCTCGTGCCAATGTCATACGTGACTGGCCTACTGGGGATCACTGTCTTTTATGCATGAAGTGGAAATCACCACAATTCTGTTCCATGTCTGGACCATAGTTTTAGTGACACTAATTTTAAGTAGCTTTGAGCAAACGTTACAGATCATTCTTTTACCTCTAGAGGACAGCACATCCACGTGTGCATCACTTCTGCTTCTGGAATGGTTtaaaaatatgtgaagaaaaataataattattaataataatgttttccttatttt
It encodes the following:
- the snx19b gene encoding sorting nexin-19 isoform X2; its protein translation is MDQPEHLSPSMMAVSEFMVQRKLLGFGIFMAWVVLFHLLINVWLLCVLTSLLVVIGGWLGSQALLESESVIHLERFIKLDEMPASEDSEMHLDDEIQNMVCKIIRDFVSSWYNTISTEREFENEIHNAMISMAMELKLRAKKVDRKALTLKILDLCGCHLQCYTKAKEIMDGKADQDQSVSANESLWQAYSMSCVPHPALQSSAIEVNYARAIVDSLLHVLVPPPHLETRTGRFVVCELITCNVLLPLIAKLSDPDWLNMLIVNVFTRSKPIEPEKTTSPPTTLLNEVNSQDVEVPSSLTLKVKSDSPSTTNAPTPELTNLDVLDSADLDCLQNKEDEGPIQLFSSEHPGFISKDYMQLGKSNPFYQETDSDLESPLNDFKRSSLESLVLIGTEEETSESVTEYPTLADGIMYPKDEFQFCSNAPKVVVSEIQEQSSDTVDGIDELSSSFCAVQELEMGNMKAEIPGMEKSGVMNITGLTLSEPLQASSPSARTMPLTPFTFEPLSSPEGPVIIQNLRITGTITAKEHRGTGSHPYTLYTVKYETAVDTENPGTLQPVAYHMVNRRYSEFLNLQTRLEEKPELRKIIKHVKGPKKIFPDLPFGNMDSDRVEARKSLLETFLKQLCAIPETANSEEMQEFLALNTDARIAFVKKPFIVSRIDKIVVNAIVDTLKTAFPRSEPQSPTDEMDAEIDGKLSSDRKSKSRMRFASKIAPALNVSDMKPKVLYCFDESSTVFNGLTMNSLESFILERERFVSKAPPRDADGERDVCLSAKGDTEPCTCSKRKLYNVDPNHRETELADMALNVLSLLMKDQWSWMCTENIQRSIRLLFGTLIERWLEVGVANLTCMQYWVTYLRVLQHAVWPGGNLPVRPRPQRTQQQKDDTKQQSLQCLMNLLPDILGSEKYKHSWQVVLDSLQDSTINRHLVYCVWDVLLEFLIPELSDDDFQKMLLQSLSKNAEKLPS
- the snx19b gene encoding sorting nexin-19 isoform X1, which translates into the protein MDQPEHLSPSMMAVSEFMVQRKLLGFGIFMAWVVLFHLLINVWLLCVLTSLLVVIGGWLGSQALLESESVIHLERFIKLDEMPASEDSEMHLDDEIQNMVCKIIRDFVSSWYNTISTEREFENEIHNAMISMAMELKLRAKKVDRKALTLKILDLCGCHLQCYTKAKEIMDGKADQDQSVSANESLWQAYSMSCVPHPALQSSAIEVNYARAIVDSLLHVLVPPPHLETRTGRFVVCELITCNVLLPLIAKLSDPDWLNMLIVNVFTRSKPIEPEKTTSPPTTLLNEVNSQDVEVPSSLTLKVKSDSPSTTNAPTPELTNLDVLDSADLDCLQNKEDEGPIQLFSSEHPGFISKDYMQLGKSNPFYQETDSDLESPLNDFKRSSLESLVLIGTEEETSESVTEYPTLADGIMYPKDEFQFCSNAPKVVVSEIQEQSSDTVDGIDELSSSFCAVQELEMGNMKAEIPGMEKSGVMNITGLTLSEPLQASSPSARTMPLTPFTFEPLSSPEGPVIIQNLRITGTITAKEHRGTGSHPYTLYTVKYETAVDTENPGTLQPVAYHMVNRRYSEFLNLQTRLEEKPELRKIIKHVKGPKKIFPDLPFGNMDSDRVEARKSLLETFLKQLCAIPETANSEEMQEFLALNTDARIAFVKKPFIVSRIDKIVVNAIVDTLKTAFPRSEPQSPTDEMDAEIDGKLSSDRKSKSRMRFASKIAPALNVSDMKPKVLYCFDESSTVFNGLTMNSLESFILERERFVSKAPPRDADGERDVCLSAKGDTEPCTCSKRKLYNVDPNHRETELADMALNVLSLLMKDQWSWMCTENIQRSIRLLFGTLIERWLEVGVANLTCMQYWVTYLRVLQHAVWPGGNLPVRPRPQRTQQQKDDTKQQSLQCLMNLLPDLVSDILGSEKYKHSWQVVLDSLQDSTINRHLVYCVWDVLLEFLIPELSDDDFQKMLLQSLSKNAEKLPS